In Intestinibacillus sp. Marseille-P6563, a single genomic region encodes these proteins:
- a CDS encoding acetate/propionate family kinase: MKVLVINAGSSSLKYQLIDMDTKAVMAKGLCERIGIDGKLTHQGNKTEEKYKADIAMPTHSDAIKAVIDILLDKEWGVISDMSEIDAVGHRVVHGGEYFADSVIITDKVIKAIEACIPLAPLHNPPNLTGINACREVMGDVPMVAVFDTAFHQSMPQKSYMYAVPYEYYQKYKIRRYGFHGTSHKYVSQQAAEMLGRPIESLKLITCHLGNGSSIAAIDGGRSVDTSMGFTPIDGLPMGTRSGNIDPSIIEFLAEHENMSAAEVINILNKKSGMLGISGVSSDFRDLDVAINEGNNRAALAKDMFNTSVKKIIGSYIAEMGGVDAIIFTAGVGENDRSVRWDVCEHMEYLGIKIDPEKNKYRGRQMDISIDYARVRVLVIPTNEELVIAQDTERLVKEAQAK; encoded by the coding sequence ATGAAAGTTTTGGTCATCAATGCGGGCAGTTCTTCGCTGAAGTATCAGCTCATTGACATGGATACCAAGGCGGTAATGGCCAAGGGTCTGTGTGAGCGCATCGGGATCGACGGCAAACTGACGCACCAGGGCAACAAGACAGAAGAAAAATATAAAGCTGACATTGCGATGCCCACCCATTCGGATGCGATCAAGGCTGTTATCGACATCCTGCTCGACAAGGAGTGGGGCGTCATCAGCGACATGTCCGAGATCGATGCCGTTGGCCACCGCGTTGTACATGGCGGTGAATATTTTGCCGACTCGGTTATCATCACCGATAAGGTCATCAAGGCGATCGAGGCTTGCATTCCGCTCGCACCGCTGCACAACCCGCCCAACCTGACCGGTATCAACGCTTGCCGCGAAGTCATGGGCGACGTGCCGATGGTTGCTGTATTCGACACCGCATTCCACCAGTCCATGCCGCAGAAGAGCTATATGTACGCGGTACCGTACGAATACTACCAGAAGTACAAGATCCGCCGCTATGGCTTCCATGGCACCAGCCATAAGTATGTATCCCAGCAGGCTGCCGAAATGCTCGGCCGCCCGATCGAAAGCCTCAAACTCATCACCTGCCACCTGGGCAACGGTTCTTCCATTGCTGCCATCGACGGCGGCAGGTCGGTCGACACCTCCATGGGCTTCACCCCGATCGATGGTCTGCCCATGGGCACCCGCAGCGGTAACATCGACCCGTCCATCATCGAATTCCTGGCTGAGCATGAGAACATGAGCGCGGCCGAGGTCATCAATATCCTCAATAAGAAGTCTGGTATGCTGGGTATTTCGGGCGTATCTTCCGACTTCCGCGATCTGGACGTTGCCATCAATGAGGGCAACAACCGTGCCGCTCTGGCAAAGGATATGTTCAACACTTCGGTTAAGAAGATCATCGGTTCGTACATCGCCGAAATGGGCGGCGTAGACGCCATCATCTTTACCGCAGGCGTTGGCGAAAACGACCGTTCGGTTCGTTGGGACGTTTGCGAACATATGGAATATCTGGGCATCAAGATCGACCCGGAGAAGAACAAGTACCGCGGCCGTCAGATGGACATCTCCATCGATTACGCACGCGTACGCGTTCTGGTCATTCCGACCAATGAAGAGCTGGTTATCGCACAGGATACCGAGCGTCTGGTCAAGGAAGCACAGGCCAAGTAA
- a CDS encoding tRNA(Met) cytidine acetate ligase yields MKICGIIAEYNPFHNGHLHHLAQTRALLGPDTAFVCAMSSNYVQRGDLAILEKYHRANAAVQCGADLVVEMPLSACLWSASGFAWGGISLLHALGCVTHLSFGAEQADLALLQRASALSRADGSHAQSLRQAMAGGLSYAAAMQQAVQATDPAAGALFASPNNTLAIEYLSALDTLGSAIQPLAIPRAGSAHDSDTPQDGLPSASYLRSLLARGEIDACRALMPPASFAVLQQATQQGEAPVLRAALDTAMLAHLRRLTPADLAGYGCSDGLEYRLWEAIRDQTSFAAVCTAAQTRRYPLARVRRVLLRAWLGLPQSIPPEGRYVRVLAIGPRGRAVLRRMKETCPLPLIVKPVASRALADELQPALARDALADDLYALAYPQPALRVGGGHFRKTPYFCEQTTE; encoded by the coding sequence ATGAAAATTTGCGGCATCATCGCCGAGTACAATCCGTTTCACAACGGCCACTTGCACCATCTTGCGCAAACCCGTGCGCTTCTCGGCCCGGATACCGCCTTTGTCTGCGCGATGAGCAGCAATTATGTCCAGCGGGGCGATCTGGCGATTTTGGAAAAATATCACCGCGCCAACGCTGCCGTGCAGTGCGGGGCCGATTTGGTCGTCGAAATGCCGCTTTCGGCCTGTCTTTGGTCGGCGTCCGGCTTTGCCTGGGGCGGGATTTCGCTGCTGCATGCGCTCGGCTGCGTGACTCATCTTTCCTTTGGCGCCGAACAGGCCGATCTTGCGCTTTTGCAGCGCGCGTCCGCCCTCTCCCGGGCCGACGGCAGCCATGCGCAAAGCTTGCGGCAGGCCATGGCGGGCGGCCTGTCCTATGCCGCGGCCATGCAGCAGGCCGTGCAGGCGACCGACCCAGCCGCGGGCGCACTGTTTGCAAGCCCCAACAACACCCTGGCCATCGAATATCTTTCGGCGCTGGACACCTTGGGCAGCGCCATCCAGCCGCTAGCCATCCCTCGCGCGGGCAGCGCGCACGACAGCGACACCCCGCAGGACGGTCTGCCCTCGGCGTCCTATCTGCGCAGCCTGCTCGCGCGCGGGGAAATCGACGCCTGCCGGGCGCTCATGCCTCCGGCTTCGTTTGCCGTCTTGCAGCAGGCCACCCAGCAGGGCGAAGCGCCGGTTCTGCGTGCAGCCCTCGACACGGCCATGCTCGCCCATCTGCGGCGGCTCACGCCCGCCGACCTGGCCGGTTATGGCTGTTCAGATGGGCTGGAATACCGTCTTTGGGAGGCCATCCGCGACCAGACCAGCTTTGCGGCGGTGTGCACGGCGGCACAAACCCGCCGGTATCCGCTCGCGCGGGTGCGGCGGGTCCTGCTGCGGGCCTGGCTCGGCCTGCCGCAGTCCATCCCCCCGGAGGGCCGCTATGTGCGCGTGCTGGCCATTGGCCCCCGCGGCCGGGCGGTCTTACGCCGCATGAAGGAGACCTGTCCCCTGCCCCTCATCGTCAAGCCGGTCGCGTCCCGCGCGCTGGCGGACGAACTGCAACCGGCCCTGGCGCGTGACGCGCTGGCCGATGACCTCTATGCGCTGGCTTATCCACAGCCTGCGCTGCGCGTGGGCGGCGGCCATTTCCGCAAGACCCCCTATTTCTGCGAGCAAACAACCGAATAA
- the obgE gene encoding GTPase ObgE — MFIDIAKIRIASGKGGDGKVGFHREKYVAAGGPDGGDGGRGGSVVFKVDDNLSTLLDFRYKKKYVAPNGENGMGKRMKGKDGADLVIRVPRGTIIRDQKTGQVIKDMSDDEPFVAAKGGNGGWGNTHFATPTRQAPRFAKPGQPGVEMEIVLELKLLADVGLVGFPNVGKSTLLSMVSAARPKIANYHFTTLIPNLGVVRVGEEQSFVMADIPGIIEGASEGAGLGHDFLRHVDRCRLLLHLVDVSGSEGRDPIEDVETINAELAGYSEFLAARPQILVANKTDLLGEDRAPVERLRAYAEEKGFEFLELSAATNQGVRELVLKTWEAQQELPPVFVYEPEYVPEAPEPTEREITVEKVDDYYVVGGAWIEKIMGSVNTDDYESRQYMDRMLKKAGVYDRLEAMGVQEGDFVVIGDIEFEYVH, encoded by the coding sequence ATGTTTATCGATATTGCAAAGATCCGCATTGCGTCGGGTAAGGGCGGCGACGGCAAGGTCGGCTTCCACCGTGAAAAGTACGTGGCAGCCGGTGGACCGGATGGCGGCGACGGCGGCCGGGGCGGCTCGGTGGTGTTCAAGGTCGATGATAACCTGTCCACCCTGCTCGACTTCCGCTATAAAAAGAAATATGTGGCCCCCAACGGCGAAAACGGCATGGGCAAGCGCATGAAGGGCAAGGATGGCGCCGATTTGGTCATCCGCGTGCCGCGCGGCACCATCATCCGCGATCAAAAGACCGGGCAGGTCATCAAGGATATGTCGGACGACGAGCCGTTCGTGGCCGCCAAGGGCGGCAACGGCGGCTGGGGCAACACCCATTTTGCGACCCCGACCCGGCAGGCGCCGCGGTTTGCCAAGCCCGGTCAGCCGGGCGTGGAAATGGAGATCGTGCTCGAACTCAAGCTGCTGGCCGACGTGGGTCTGGTCGGCTTCCCGAACGTGGGCAAATCGACGCTTTTAAGCATGGTGTCGGCCGCACGGCCCAAGATCGCCAACTATCATTTCACCACCCTGATTCCCAACTTGGGCGTCGTGCGTGTGGGTGAGGAACAGAGCTTCGTCATGGCCGACATCCCGGGCATCATTGAGGGCGCCAGCGAGGGCGCGGGCCTGGGGCATGACTTCCTGCGCCATGTCGACCGCTGCCGCTTGCTGCTGCATCTGGTCGATGTGTCGGGCAGCGAAGGCCGCGACCCGATCGAGGACGTGGAAACCATCAACGCCGAGCTGGCCGGATACAGTGAATTTCTGGCTGCCCGTCCGCAGATTCTGGTGGCTAATAAGACCGACCTGCTGGGCGAGGACCGTGCACCGGTCGAGCGCCTGCGCGCTTATGCCGAGGAAAAGGGCTTTGAGTTCCTGGAACTGTCGGCAGCGACCAATCAGGGCGTGCGCGAACTGGTGCTCAAGACTTGGGAAGCGCAGCAAGAATTGCCGCCCGTCTTTGTGTACGAACCCGAATATGTGCCCGAAGCCCCCGAACCGACCGAGCGCGAAATCACGGTCGAGAAGGTGGACGACTATTATGTGGTTGGCGGCGCGTGGATCGAAAAGATCATGGGTTCGGTCAACACCGACGATTACGAGTCGCGCCAGTATATGGACCGCATGCTCAAAAAGGCGGGCGTATACGACCGTCTGGAAGCCATGGGCGTCCAGGAAGGCGATTTTGTTGTGATCGGCGACATCGAATTCGAATATGTCCACTAA
- the rpmA gene encoding 50S ribosomal protein L27, translated as MLKISLQFFAHKKGVGSTKNGRDSEAKRLGVKRADGQVVPAGNILVRQRGTKIHPGTNVGRGSDDTLFAKVSGVVRFERVGKDRKKVSVYPQ; from the coding sequence ATGCTTAAGATCAGCTTACAGTTTTTCGCTCACAAGAAGGGCGTTGGTTCGACCAAGAACGGTCGTGACTCGGAGGCAAAGCGCCTCGGCGTAAAGCGTGCAGACGGTCAGGTCGTTCCGGCTGGCAACATCCTGGTTCGTCAGCGTGGTACCAAGATCCACCCGGGCACCAATGTTGGCCGTGGTTCGGACGATACCCTCTTTGCAAAGGTTTCCGGCGTGGTTCGTTTCGAGCGCGTTGGCAAGGACCGCAAGAAGGTTTCGGTTTACCCGCAGTAA
- a CDS encoding ribosomal-processing cysteine protease Prp, whose translation MTRVTFYLSHEQIEAVDLLGHAGYADEGEDIVCAAITSAVQMTHALLYDVQKIAVDTVIEDEGAHIRLTLPAHELGAGQDGMKALRIFYTELAAQYPEFLSVMEVQKDA comes from the coding sequence ATGACTCGCGTTACGTTTTATCTATCGCACGAACAGATCGAAGCGGTCGACCTGCTCGGTCACGCGGGCTACGCGGACGAGGGGGAAGACATCGTCTGTGCGGCGATCACAAGCGCGGTACAGATGACCCACGCGCTGCTCTATGATGTACAGAAAATCGCAGTGGACACCGTCATCGAAGACGAAGGCGCACACATCCGGCTCACCCTGCCGGCGCACGAGCTGGGCGCAGGACAGGACGGCATGAAAGCCCTTCGGATCTTCTATACCGAGCTTGCAGCTCAGTATCCCGAATTTTTAAGCGTAATGGAGGTGCAGAAAGATGCTTAA
- the rplU gene encoding 50S ribosomal protein L21: MYAILVTGGKQYKVSEGDVIYVEKLGVEDGATVTFDQVLAVGDGADLKIGAPYVEGATVTATADKTGKQKKINIFKMKPKKGYRRRQGHRQPYTKVTISAINA; the protein is encoded by the coding sequence ATGTATGCAATTCTGGTAACTGGTGGCAAGCAGTACAAAGTATCTGAGGGCGATGTAATCTACGTAGAGAAGCTCGGCGTAGAGGACGGCGCAACCGTAACCTTCGATCAGGTTCTGGCAGTCGGCGACGGCGCAGATCTGAAGATCGGCGCTCCCTACGTGGAAGGCGCAACTGTAACCGCTACCGCGGACAAGACCGGCAAGCAGAAGAAGATCAACATCTTCAAGATGAAGCCGAAGAAGGGCTACCGTCGTCGTCAGGGTCATCGTCAGCCCTACACTAAGGTAACTATCAGCGCGATCAACGCCTAA
- the rpiA gene encoding ribose-5-phosphate isomerase RpiA — protein sequence MDKKKIAGEKAAEYVKDGMVVGLGTGSTAFHLVNAIGERVKNGLKIQAIPTSKATEAQARELGIPLLTIDEVDHVDLDIDGVDEIDPQFNAIKGGGGALYREKVVATLAKEVIWIMDDSKLVEHIGDFSLPVEIAQYGSKQAMAKMEEYGLHPVQRMRDGKPFVTDNGNYIVDLQVGAGFDIEGTREKLAGIVGVLEHGLFLNMCKRMIVGTDEGVKITENPGK from the coding sequence ATGGATAAGAAGAAGATCGCAGGCGAAAAAGCAGCCGAATACGTCAAGGACGGCATGGTCGTTGGTCTGGGCACCGGCTCGACGGCGTTCCATCTGGTCAATGCAATCGGCGAGCGGGTCAAGAACGGTCTGAAGATTCAGGCGATCCCGACCAGCAAGGCGACCGAAGCACAGGCGCGTGAGCTGGGCATCCCGCTGCTGACCATCGACGAAGTGGACCATGTCGATCTGGACATCGACGGCGTGGACGAGATCGATCCGCAGTTCAATGCCATCAAGGGCGGCGGCGGCGCGCTGTACCGCGAAAAGGTGGTTGCGACCCTGGCTAAGGAAGTCATCTGGATCATGGATGACTCCAAGCTGGTTGAGCACATCGGCGATTTCAGCCTGCCGGTCGAGATCGCGCAGTACGGCTCCAAGCAGGCTATGGCCAAGATGGAAGAGTATGGTCTCCATCCGGTGCAGCGTATGCGCGACGGCAAGCCGTTTGTCACCGATAATGGCAACTATATTGTAGACCTGCAGGTCGGCGCAGGCTTTGACATCGAAGGCACCCGCGAAAAGCTGGCTGGCATCGTCGGCGTTTTGGAGCATGGCCTGTTCCTCAACATGTGCAAGCGCATGATCGTTGGCACCGACGAGGGCGTCAAGATCACCGAAAATCCGGGCAAGTAA
- the nagA gene encoding N-acetylglucosamine-6-phosphate deacetylase, protein MILQSKRVWVGGQFLPFQLEIEAGKIVQLLDYGTKPVDEDYGDARIVPGFIDVHTHGAYGYDTNDAQPEGLRHWIRSIPEEGVTGILPTTVTQVPAVLEPAVRSVAQVVREGYEGAEILGIHFEGPYLNMDRKGAQPPEAILPASVEQFQKYQEAADGLIRYITLAPEEDKDLALTRYCSAHGVVASMGHSSADYDCVMRAVANGARSMTHVHNGMPPYHHREPGLVGGALRLHDTFGEIIGDGCHTHLTVLNNFFAAKGRDFGILITDSLRAKYCPPGGEYELGGHAIEIGEDGLARLKGTDTIAGSTLRMNRGLQILVEGAMVPFDVALNACTINPARCLRVDDRKGKLCAGYDADIVILDDDYTVRQTYCRGKAMLPVQ, encoded by the coding sequence ATGATTTTACAAAGCAAACGCGTCTGGGTAGGCGGTCAGTTCCTGCCCTTCCAGCTGGAAATCGAAGCGGGCAAGATCGTCCAGCTTCTGGACTACGGCACAAAGCCGGTGGATGAAGACTATGGCGATGCCCGGATTGTGCCCGGCTTTATCGATGTCCACACCCATGGCGCCTATGGTTATGACACCAACGACGCGCAGCCCGAAGGTCTGCGGCACTGGATTCGTTCCATCCCGGAAGAGGGCGTGACCGGCATCCTGCCGACCACGGTCACCCAAGTACCGGCTGTGCTCGAACCGGCGGTGCGCAGCGTGGCACAGGTCGTGCGCGAAGGGTACGAAGGCGCCGAGATTTTGGGCATTCATTTTGAAGGACCGTACCTGAACATGGACCGCAAGGGCGCGCAGCCGCCCGAAGCGATTTTGCCCGCCTCGGTCGAGCAGTTCCAGAAGTACCAGGAGGCAGCCGATGGGCTGATTCGGTATATCACGCTCGCGCCTGAAGAGGACAAGGACCTGGCGCTCACCCGGTATTGCAGCGCCCATGGCGTGGTGGCCAGCATGGGCCACTCGAGCGCTGATTATGACTGCGTCATGCGGGCGGTTGCCAATGGCGCGCGCAGCATGACCCATGTGCACAACGGCATGCCACCGTATCACCACCGCGAGCCCGGTCTGGTGGGCGGCGCGCTGCGGCTGCACGATACCTTTGGGGAAATCATCGGCGACGGCTGCCATACCCACTTGACGGTACTGAATAATTTCTTTGCCGCCAAGGGCCGCGACTTTGGTATCCTGATTACCGACTCGCTGCGAGCCAAGTACTGCCCGCCCGGAGGCGAGTATGAACTGGGCGGTCATGCGATCGAGATTGGCGAGGACGGTCTGGCCCGTCTGAAGGGGACCGATACCATCGCGGGCAGCACGCTGCGCATGAACCGCGGTCTGCAAATTTTGGTCGAAGGGGCTATGGTGCCGTTTGATGTGGCGCTCAATGCCTGCACGATCAATCCGGCGCGGTGCCTGCGGGTCGATGACCGCAAGGGCAAGCTGTGCGCCGGGTACGATGCCGACATCGTTATCCTGGATGACGATTATACTGTACGGCAAACCTATTGCCGCGGCAAGGCCATGCTGCCGGTTCAATAA
- the nagE gene encoding N-acetylglucosamine-specific PTS transporter subunit IIBC, protein MMKYLQRLGKALMLPVACLPVCGILMGIGYAMSPHAMQGGDITGMVEIIGFFLIKAGGALIDNMSWLFAVGVAVGLANDKDGTAGLAGLVSWLMITKLLNPSVVSVLTGVAADAVNPAYSKIETQFIGILAGVIGAACYNKFKDTKLPDALSFFSGKRCVAIVTAIVSIVIAAILFFVWPVVYGALVSLGGAIVSLDAIGAGVYAFLNRLLIPFGLHHALNSVFWFDAIGINDLGQFWAGATQATDGHSLGMYMSGFFPCMMVGIPGAALAMVHCAKPNKKKIAAGLLGAAALSAFVCGVTEPFEFAFMFLAPALYVVYALLYGIFAAVTVALGFRAGFSFSAGLTDLVFSASLPAAAKTLLIIPLGLAAGVIFYIVFRVLITKCDFKTPGREDDDDTAAQDAGATLANNDFTAIAATVLEGLGGKDNVTSLDNCITRLRLEVKDPLLVDEKKIKSAGVAGVMRPSKTAVQVIVGTKVQFVADEMQKML, encoded by the coding sequence ATGATGAAATATTTGCAAAGATTGGGCAAAGCATTGATGCTGCCCGTCGCATGTTTGCCCGTCTGCGGTATCCTGATGGGTATTGGTTACGCGATGTCGCCTCACGCCATGCAGGGCGGCGACATCACTGGTATGGTAGAAATTATCGGCTTCTTCCTGATCAAGGCAGGCGGCGCGCTGATCGACAACATGTCCTGGCTGTTCGCAGTCGGCGTTGCAGTCGGTCTGGCCAACGATAAGGACGGCACCGCTGGTCTGGCGGGCCTGGTTTCCTGGCTGATGATCACCAAGCTGCTCAACCCGAGCGTTGTTTCGGTCCTGACCGGCGTGGCAGCGGACGCTGTAAACCCGGCTTACTCCAAGATCGAAACTCAGTTCATCGGCATTCTGGCCGGTGTCATCGGCGCAGCTTGCTACAACAAGTTCAAGGACACCAAGCTGCCGGATGCTCTGTCGTTCTTCTCCGGTAAGCGCTGCGTTGCGATCGTTACCGCAATCGTTTCGATCGTCATCGCTGCTATCCTGTTCTTTGTATGGCCGGTTGTTTACGGCGCACTGGTTTCCCTGGGCGGCGCAATCGTCAGCCTGGATGCAATCGGCGCTGGTGTTTACGCTTTCCTCAACCGTCTGCTCATTCCGTTCGGTCTGCACCATGCACTTAACTCGGTATTCTGGTTCGATGCCATCGGCATCAACGACCTGGGCCAGTTCTGGGCAGGCGCAACCCAGGCTACCGATGGCCACAGCCTCGGTATGTACATGTCCGGTTTCTTCCCCTGCATGATGGTCGGTATCCCGGGCGCTGCCTTGGCAATGGTTCATTGTGCAAAGCCCAATAAGAAAAAGATCGCTGCCGGCCTGCTGGGTGCTGCTGCGCTGAGCGCATTCGTCTGTGGCGTTACCGAGCCGTTCGAATTCGCATTCATGTTCCTGGCTCCGGCTCTGTATGTTGTTTACGCTCTGCTGTACGGTATCTTTGCCGCTGTTACGGTTGCTCTGGGCTTCCGCGCAGGCTTCTCGTTCTCCGCTGGTCTGACCGACCTGGTATTCTCGGCTTCTCTGCCGGCGGCAGCCAAGACCCTGCTCATCATCCCGCTCGGTCTGGCAGCAGGCGTAATCTTCTACATCGTATTCCGTGTTCTGATCACCAAGTGTGATTTCAAGACCCCGGGCCGTGAAGATGACGACGACACCGCAGCACAGGATGCAGGTGCTACCCTGGCAAACAATGACTTTACCGCAATCGCAGCCACCGTTCTGGAAGGCCTGGGCGGTAAGGACAACGTGACCTCGCTCGATAACTGCATCACCCGTCTGCGTCTGGAGGTCAAGGACCCGCTGCTGGTTGACGAGAAGAAGATCAAGTCGGCTGGCGTGGCAGGCGTAATGCGTCCCTCCAAGACCGCTGTACAGGTTATCGTTGGTACCAAGGTACAGTTTGTTGCCGATGAGATGCAGAAGATGCTTTAA
- a CDS encoding PTS sugar transporter subunit IIA, with translation MAGIFGMFKKKPIVLSAPVEGECVPLSRVPDPTFADEILGKGVAIIPANGRVCAPADGEITTMFSTGHAFAMTTTEGVEVLVHVGLETVSLQGVPFTVHVQDGQKVKKGDLVLEADLDAIRKEGREIITPVVVCNPDAYGSIEGLTGKKVSQGDEIIHIAQ, from the coding sequence ATGGCTGGTATTTTTGGAATGTTTAAGAAAAAACCGATCGTGCTGAGTGCACCGGTAGAGGGCGAATGCGTACCGCTCAGCCGTGTGCCCGATCCGACGTTTGCGGACGAGATCCTGGGCAAGGGCGTGGCGATCATCCCGGCAAACGGACGGGTATGTGCTCCGGCCGATGGGGAGATCACGACCATGTTCTCCACCGGGCATGCGTTTGCGATGACCACCACCGAAGGCGTGGAGGTTCTGGTGCATGTTGGTCTGGAAACCGTATCGCTGCAGGGTGTACCGTTCACCGTACACGTGCAGGACGGCCAGAAGGTCAAGAAGGGCGATCTGGTTTTGGAAGCCGATCTGGATGCCATCCGCAAGGAAGGCCGCGAGATCATTACGCCGGTTGTGGTATGCAACCCCGACGCATATGGTTCCATTGAGGGCCTGACCGGGAAGAAAGTATCGCAGGGCGATGAGATCATCCACATCGCACAGTAA
- a CDS encoding aldose 1-epimerase family protein encodes MSLYSIHNLRFEAQIDPFGAELRSLKNNKGTEYLWSADPQYWARVSPVLFPFVGKTNGLCYRTGGQEFPMTPHGFARDREFSLLHQEADEIWFVLEADDATRAVYPFDFRLELGYRLTSEGLEVLWKVMNPAANDLYFAIGGHPAFLCPPSGNGGHAGCFLHFDTDAPVLRCTPIEEHGLALPEHVDFPLTGGYLPLTETLFDHDALVVENRQCSQVSLCLSNKTPYLAVRFDAPLFGIWSPPGKQAPFVCIEPWYGRCDSVGFTGDLSERAWENKLSAHEVFEASYTILPLK; translated from the coding sequence ATGTCATTGTACTCGATCCACAACCTGCGATTTGAAGCGCAGATCGATCCCTTTGGTGCCGAGCTCCGCTCCCTGAAAAACAACAAAGGGACTGAATACCTTTGGTCGGCCGATCCCCAATACTGGGCACGGGTATCGCCGGTCTTATTCCCATTTGTCGGAAAAACGAACGGTCTGTGCTATCGCACCGGCGGTCAGGAATTTCCCATGACCCCGCACGGCTTTGCACGCGATCGGGAGTTTTCGCTGCTGCATCAGGAAGCCGATGAGATTTGGTTTGTCTTGGAAGCCGACGATGCGACCCGCGCCGTATATCCCTTTGATTTCCGGCTCGAACTGGGCTACCGTTTGACGTCGGAAGGACTGGAAGTTCTCTGGAAAGTCATGAATCCAGCTGCAAACGATCTGTATTTCGCCATTGGCGGCCATCCGGCTTTTCTGTGCCCGCCTTCGGGCAATGGCGGCCATGCCGGCTGCTTCCTGCATTTTGATACCGATGCGCCCGTGCTGCGCTGCACCCCCATCGAAGAACACGGTCTGGCTTTGCCCGAACATGTGGATTTTCCGCTCACGGGCGGCTATCTCCCGCTGACCGAAACGCTGTTCGATCACGACGCCCTGGTCGTCGAGAACCGGCAATGCAGCCAGGTATCGCTGTGTCTTTCCAACAAAACTCCTTACCTTGCCGTGCGTTTTGATGCACCGCTGTTCGGCATCTGGTCGCCTCCGGGCAAACAGGCTCCCTTTGTCTGCATCGAACCCTGGTATGGACGCTGCGATTCGGTCGGCTTTACGGGCGATCTGTCCGAACGGGCCTGGGAAAACAAGCTGTCTGCGCATGAAGTTTTTGAAGCCAGCTATACCATTTTACCGCTCAAATAA